The genomic region CGGTGCTGGCGCTGGTGGTGGGGCTTTTCCTGTTTGGCTTCGTCTTCCTGTTCGCCGACGTCAGCCCCCGGCAGGCGTATGGCGAAATTTTCCGGTATGCTTTCTTCAACCCGAACGGTTTGCGCCTTTCGCTGAGCCGTTTTGTGTTTCTGGCGTTGTGCACTTATGCCTTCATCGTGCCCTTGCGGGCGGGTGAATGGAACATTGGCATGACGGGGCAACTCTACATCGGCGCTCTCGCAGGCTACGGCGTGGTGTACCTTTTCGGCGGCAAAGCCTCGCCCGACACGCCCCTTTCTCCTTGGGTGGTGTTGCCGCTGATGATTGGCGCGTCCATGCTGGGCGGGGCGTTGTGGGGGGGCATTGCCGGCTGGCTGAAAGGGCGCTGGGGCGTCAATGAGATTGTGGTCACGATGATGCTCAACTTCATCGCGTTTTGGGTTGTTTCGCACACCATCAAGGACGGGGGCATTTTCATGAACCCCGGTGGGCGTGGAGAAGGCTTTACCTTGCCCACATCTTTGCGGGCGCCGATGGTGGCGGGTGTGCCCTTTACCATCTTTTTTGTGCTGGTGCTGGCGGTCGGCATTGATGTGCTCTTTCGGCGCACCAGCCTGGGCTACCAAATCCGCGCGGTGGGGTTGGGTCCCAAAGCGGCACGCTATGCCGGCGTGAACATCACGCGCATTTCGCTGGTGGTCTTCCTGCTGGGCGGGGCGATTGCCGGCTTGGCGGCGTACCACTACTTTGCGGCTGTGCCCGGCGTTTACAAAATTGCCCGCGATTACAACACCATCGGCGATTTGGCGTTCTTCGGCATTATTTGCGGCTTGATTGCCCAGGGCAATGCGTTGGCGACGTTGCCCGTGGCGCTTTTGTTTGGTGGGCTTTCCATTGGCGGGCGGTTTGCCCAAGGAAAATTGCACCTCGGCTTTGGCGTGGATTACGCCCTCATGGGGGTGCTGATGATTATTCTCGTGGCGTTTCAGTTTTTCTACCGCTATCGCTTCATTATAG from Ardenticatena maritima harbors:
- a CDS encoding ABC transporter permease — encoded protein: MTLAGYRIRIVRRTTLPAWEAALFSVLALVVGLFLFGFVFLFADVSPRQAYGEIFRYAFFNPNGLRLSLSRFVFLALCTYAFIVPLRAGEWNIGMTGQLYIGALAGYGVVYLFGGKASPDTPLSPWVVLPLMIGASMLGGALWGGIAGWLKGRWGVNEIVVTMMLNFIAFWVVSHTIKDGGIFMNPGGRGEGFTLPTSLRAPMVAGVPFTIFFVLVLAVGIDVLFRRTSLGYQIRAVGLGPKAARYAGVNITRISLVVFLLGGAIAGLAAYHYFAAVPGVYKIARDYNTIGDLAFFGIICGLIAQGNALATLPVALLFGGLSIGGRFAQGKLHLGFGVDYALMGVLMIILVAFQFFYRYRFIIDRP